From one Nitrosococcus halophilus Nc 4 genomic stretch:
- the acnB gene encoding bifunctional aconitate hydratase 2/2-methylisocitrate dehydratase, which translates to MLTAYRKHVAERESEGLPPLPLNATQVAELVELLKNPPQGEEDFLKELLVQRVPPGVDQAAYVKAGFLAAVAKGETACPLIDRVQATELLGTMLGGYNIEPLIDLLEDEATAAVAAKALANTLLVYDHYHDVLEKAKSNEYAKQVVDSWAEAEWFTRRPGLAEEIKVVVFKVPGETNTDDLSPAQEAWSRPDIPLHAKAMLVNKMPEALSVIADLKAQGLPLAFVGDVVGTGSSRKSAINSILWHMGQEIPFVPNKRQGSVILGGKIAPIFFNTAEDSGALPIECDVSGLNTGDIIRIRPFEGVILSEAGEELSRFKLRPSTLPDEVRAGGRIPLIIGRGLTDKTREALGLEPSSWFIRPVAPTDSEKGYTLAQKMVGRACGVEGVRPGTYCEPKMTTVGSQDTTGAMTRDELKELACLGFSADLVMQSFCHTAAYPKPVDVTLQHELPDFMATRGGVTLRPGDGIIHSWLNRMILPDTVGTGGDSHTRFPIGISFPAGSGLVAFAAALGVMPLDMPESVLVRFKGEIQPGITLRDLVHAIPYVAIQRGLLTVAKAGKKNVFSGRVLEIEGLPKLKVEQAFEFADASAERSANGCTVKLDKEPIIEFLKSNITLLNWMIAQGYEDQRTLARRIAAMEDWLKNPTLLEADADAEYAEVIEIDMNEITEPLLACPNDPDDVRPLSAVAGDEVDEVFIGSCMTNIGHYRAAGKILEDSGRIPSRLWIAPPTKMDAHQLMEEGYYSIFGKAGARTEMPGCSLCMGNQARVMDGATVVSTSTRNFPNRMGRDANVYLASAEVAAVTSILGRLPTVKEYLAQVKSLKPVAADIYRYLNFNEMEEYQQAIEQTASVD; encoded by the coding sequence CCCAAGGCGAGGAAGACTTTTTGAAGGAACTTTTAGTGCAGCGGGTACCACCAGGAGTGGATCAAGCTGCTTACGTCAAGGCCGGATTTCTGGCGGCTGTAGCCAAAGGTGAAACCGCCTGCCCTCTTATCGACCGGGTTCAGGCCACAGAGCTGCTCGGCACCATGTTGGGGGGCTACAATATCGAGCCGCTGATTGACCTTCTGGAGGATGAAGCCACCGCGGCGGTGGCTGCTAAGGCGTTGGCGAATACGCTTTTGGTCTATGACCACTATCATGATGTGTTGGAAAAAGCAAAGAGCAATGAATACGCCAAGCAGGTCGTGGACTCCTGGGCTGAGGCCGAATGGTTTACGCGTCGTCCTGGACTGGCAGAGGAGATCAAGGTAGTCGTCTTTAAGGTTCCTGGTGAGACCAATACCGATGACCTTTCACCTGCCCAGGAAGCCTGGAGCCGCCCGGATATTCCCCTCCATGCCAAAGCAATGTTAGTCAACAAGATGCCTGAGGCATTATCAGTCATTGCCGATTTGAAAGCTCAGGGGCTCCCCCTGGCCTTTGTTGGTGACGTGGTGGGCACTGGTTCCTCCCGTAAGTCCGCCATCAACTCTATCCTTTGGCACATGGGCCAAGAGATTCCCTTCGTGCCCAATAAACGCCAAGGCAGCGTGATCTTGGGAGGCAAGATTGCCCCGATCTTTTTCAACACCGCTGAAGATTCCGGTGCTCTACCTATTGAGTGTGACGTGAGTGGCCTCAACACCGGTGATATTATTCGAATTCGCCCCTTTGAGGGAGTCATTCTCAGTGAGGCGGGCGAAGAACTTTCCCGCTTTAAACTTCGTCCCAGCACCTTGCCCGATGAAGTCCGTGCCGGTGGCCGGATTCCCCTAATCATTGGGCGTGGCTTAACCGATAAAACCCGGGAGGCGCTGGGACTGGAGCCTTCTTCTTGGTTTATCCGGCCAGTGGCGCCTACCGATAGTGAGAAAGGCTATACCCTGGCCCAGAAAATGGTGGGCCGGGCTTGTGGGGTTGAGGGGGTGCGCCCAGGCACCTATTGTGAGCCCAAAATGACCACCGTGGGTTCCCAAGATACCACCGGCGCCATGACCCGGGATGAACTCAAGGAGTTGGCTTGCCTGGGGTTTTCCGCCGATCTAGTGATGCAAAGCTTCTGTCACACTGCCGCCTATCCCAAACCGGTGGATGTGACCCTGCAACACGAATTGCCGGATTTTATGGCCACCCGCGGGGGGGTCACGCTGCGTCCCGGTGACGGCATCATCCACTCCTGGCTCAATCGGATGATTCTTCCGGATACGGTGGGTACCGGTGGGGATTCCCATACCCGTTTTCCCATTGGGATTAGTTTTCCCGCCGGCTCCGGCCTAGTGGCTTTTGCCGCTGCCCTGGGGGTGATGCCCCTGGATATGCCAGAGTCGGTTTTAGTCCGTTTCAAAGGGGAAATTCAGCCGGGGATCACCTTGCGGGATCTGGTCCATGCCATCCCCTATGTGGCTATCCAACGGGGCTTGCTGACGGTGGCTAAAGCAGGCAAAAAAAATGTCTTTAGTGGCCGGGTCTTAGAAATCGAGGGGTTGCCGAAACTTAAAGTGGAGCAGGCTTTTGAATTTGCCGATGCCTCAGCGGAGCGTTCCGCCAATGGTTGCACCGTGAAGCTGGACAAAGAGCCTATTATTGAGTTTCTGAAATCCAATATCACCCTGCTGAATTGGATGATTGCCCAGGGCTATGAAGACCAGCGCACTCTCGCCAGGCGTATCGCTGCCATGGAAGACTGGCTTAAGAATCCAACCCTATTGGAGGCGGATGCGGATGCCGAGTATGCGGAAGTTATTGAGATTGACATGAATGAAATTACCGAGCCGCTGTTGGCTTGCCCTAACGATCCCGATGATGTTCGGCCCCTGTCGGCGGTGGCAGGCGATGAAGTGGATGAAGTGTTCATTGGTTCCTGTATGACCAACATTGGCCACTACCGGGCGGCAGGCAAGATCCTGGAGGATTCGGGCCGAATTCCTTCCCGCCTTTGGATCGCCCCCCCCACCAAAATGGATGCCCACCAATTGATGGAAGAGGGCTACTACAGTATTTTCGGCAAGGCCGGCGCCCGTACCGAAATGCCCGGTTGCTCCTTGTGCATGGGCAACCAGGCCCGGGTGATGGACGGCGCCACCGTGGTGTCCACCTCGACTCGTAATTTCCCCAACCGGATGGGTCGAGATGCCAATGTGTATTTGGCCTCGGCGGAAGTGGCGGCGGTGACTTCCATTTTAGGGCGTTTGCCCACAGTGAAAGAATATCTGGCCCAGGTGAAAAGTCTCAAACCTGTGGCGGCTGATATTTACCGCTATCTCAATTTTAACGAGATGGAGGAATATCAGCAGGCAATCGAGCAAACCGCTTCAGTGGATTAA
- a CDS encoding HNH endonuclease: MSILDWRTEVRRWLHPRRNITPELTNSVVAFFECAFENTRCLDRAWFGVHPSGISLVVGGIYLAAIQRSGVDQGVWLLVDQELPKIDGVEYQPVKSTQRSEQPLVWLHSVSLNPVPHLIGVTFLWESFAQASEKILRFPIASDRDTVQKRRKKIRLSELMRESVILYPDEEEESRVFREGLRKTVTVNAYERDQKARDLCIQHYGARCFVCDFSFGEAYGEFAEGFIHVHHLRPLSEIGEEYTVDPVKDLRPVCPNCHAVIHLHRPAFSIEEVRAALAERCSPNAYTSLRSIKRK, from the coding sequence ATGAGCATTTTAGATTGGAGAACGGAAGTGCGGCGATGGTTACATCCTCGCCGAAATATAACACCAGAGTTAACAAATAGCGTTGTCGCATTTTTTGAATGCGCCTTTGAAAATACCCGTTGCCTGGATCGCGCTTGGTTTGGTGTACATCCGTCAGGAATTAGCCTTGTTGTTGGGGGGATTTACCTTGCAGCGATCCAGCGTTCAGGAGTAGATCAGGGTGTCTGGTTGTTGGTCGATCAAGAGCTACCAAAAATTGATGGCGTCGAATATCAACCGGTAAAATCTACTCAAAGGTCGGAGCAGCCGCTGGTTTGGCTCCATTCTGTGTCGCTGAATCCTGTCCCACACTTGATTGGAGTTACCTTCCTATGGGAGTCATTTGCTCAGGCGTCAGAGAAAATTCTTCGATTTCCCATCGCAAGCGATCGTGATACGGTGCAGAAGCGGCGTAAAAAAATCCGGTTAAGCGAGTTGATGAGGGAATCCGTAATCCTTTACCCTGATGAAGAGGAAGAAAGTAGGGTTTTTCGAGAAGGCTTAAGAAAGACTGTTACTGTAAATGCATATGAGCGTGATCAAAAGGCGCGAGATTTATGTATTCAGCACTACGGCGCGAGATGCTTTGTATGCGATTTTTCATTCGGTGAAGCTTACGGTGAATTTGCGGAAGGCTTTATTCATGTACACCATCTTCGTCCGCTTTCGGAAATTGGTGAAGAATATACCGTTGACCCGGTAAAGGATCTTCGTCCAGTTTGCCCAAACTGCCATGCGGTAATTCATTTACATAGACCTGCGTTTAGTATCGAGGAGGTTCGGGCGGCATTGGCTGAGCGATGTTCGCCTAATGCATATACGAGCCTCCGTTCTATCAAAAGGAAATAA
- a CDS encoding type 1 glutamine amidotransferase domain-containing protein produces the protein MSQHKSILMVVTSHDAIDREHPTGLWFEEFSVPYTLFRNQGYAITVASPKGGDAPIDPRSLEEYEATAANEAARAALKGTRRLDSNLRVADFDAAFFCGGHGTMFDLPDNADVQRWVAEFVQADKVLASVCHGPACLVGASLGDGTPVVKGRKVTSFTDQEERAVELDRHMPFLLESRLRELGAEFLPAANWQDNVVVDGNLVTGQNPQSSANAARAVIRLLSA, from the coding sequence ATGTCGCAACATAAATCGATTCTCATGGTCGTCACGAGCCACGATGCTATCGATAGAGAACATCCCACGGGCTTATGGTTTGAGGAGTTCTCGGTGCCCTATACCCTATTTCGCAATCAAGGTTATGCCATCACGGTTGCCAGTCCCAAGGGTGGAGACGCGCCTATCGATCCGCGCAGTCTGGAAGAATACGAAGCCACTGCGGCTAATGAGGCGGCCCGGGCGGCGCTTAAAGGGACCCGCAGGTTAGACTCAAACCTGCGGGTCGCTGATTTCGACGCCGCCTTCTTCTGCGGTGGTCATGGGACTATGTTTGATTTGCCGGATAACGCTGATGTGCAGCGGTGGGTGGCAGAGTTCGTGCAGGCCGATAAGGTACTGGCATCGGTCTGTCACGGTCCAGCGTGCTTGGTGGGTGCATCCCTGGGGGACGGCACACCGGTGGTAAAGGGGCGTAAGGTGACGTCCTTTACCGACCAGGAAGAGCGGGCTGTGGAGCTCGACCGACACATGCCGTTTCTTCTGGAGAGTCGGCTGCGTGAGTTGGGGGCGGAGTTTCTGCCTGCAGCGAACTGGCAGGATAACGTGGTGGTGGACGGCAACCTGGTCACGGGCCAAAACCCACAGTCCAGTGCCAACGCGGCCCGGGCGGTGATACGGCTGCTTTCGGCATGA
- a CDS encoding DUF4398 domain-containing protein, protein MLLPQTSSIKLLGILVATTGLGGLSSCASIPPPRGEVAEATFAVSEAQEAEASQYAPAELRSARKKLKAAESAMAEEDYEKARRLAEQALVDAQLAEAKAQAEIQRQGVEELRKSIEILRRELNKRSGSS, encoded by the coding sequence ATGCTCCTACCACAAACAAGCTCAATAAAGTTACTAGGTATCTTGGTGGCTACAACGGGTTTAGGGGGGCTGAGCAGTTGCGCAAGCATACCGCCACCCCGTGGAGAAGTTGCAGAGGCAACGTTTGCTGTAAGCGAAGCCCAAGAGGCAGAGGCTTCCCAGTATGCCCCCGCAGAGCTGCGCAGTGCCCGTAAAAAGCTCAAGGCGGCTGAAAGTGCAATGGCGGAGGAGGACTATGAGAAGGCACGCCGCCTTGCCGAGCAGGCTCTTGTGGATGCCCAACTTGCGGAGGCTAAAGCCCAGGCAGAGATTCAACGCCAAGGTGTGGAAGAACTGCGCAAGAGCATTGAAATTCTGCGCCGTGAATTAAACAAGCGTAGCGGCAGTTCTTGA
- a CDS encoding OmpA family protein yields MMISFSKSWLNKGVFVLSLSLGLLIAACAPPTKPVDLERAEAAVEQVQTDPNVTQYVPVRLDEAKEALQRAQVAWEKDESTEEVEHLAYLAQRRAAIAEVAAAEKAAQAEIKNLGQERQQMLMEVRELEARQAREQAKMAEARTRELEQRLAELDAEKTKRGYVLTLGDILFEVDRAELTPGGMQNLFRLVTFLKEYPDREVVIEGHTDSTGSAVYNQELSQRRADSVYKFLMNNGISPERIVARGYGEAYPVAPNDTAAGRQRNRRVEIVILGAGERAKEYQRPG; encoded by the coding sequence ATGATGATCTCTTTTTCCAAGAGCTGGTTAAACAAGGGCGTATTCGTGCTAAGCCTCTCTTTAGGGCTTTTAATTGCCGCCTGTGCTCCCCCTACAAAGCCAGTTGATCTGGAACGTGCGGAGGCCGCTGTTGAGCAGGTGCAAACTGACCCCAATGTTACTCAATATGTTCCAGTAAGATTAGATGAAGCCAAGGAGGCTTTACAGCGGGCCCAGGTAGCTTGGGAGAAGGATGAGAGCACAGAAGAAGTAGAACATCTTGCCTATTTAGCGCAGCGGCGCGCTGCCATTGCGGAAGTGGCGGCGGCAGAGAAAGCCGCTCAGGCTGAGATCAAGAACCTCGGTCAGGAGCGCCAGCAGATGCTAATGGAGGTGCGCGAGCTTGAGGCAAGGCAGGCTAGGGAGCAAGCCAAGATGGCGGAAGCTCGGACGCGGGAACTTGAACAGAGACTTGCTGAACTTGATGCTGAGAAGACCAAGCGCGGATACGTGCTTACCCTGGGGGATATTTTATTTGAGGTCGACCGCGCCGAATTAACCCCTGGGGGGATGCAAAATTTGTTTCGCCTGGTGACTTTCTTGAAAGAGTATCCGGACCGGGAAGTGGTAATTGAGGGTCATACGGATAGTACCGGTTCGGCGGTTTATAATCAGGAGCTTTCGCAACGGCGTGCCGATTCAGTTTATAAATTTCTCATGAACAATGGGATTTCGCCAGAGCGCATCGTGGCCCGTGGTTATGGTGAGGCTTATCCTGTGGCGCCTAATGATACGGCGGCGGGTCGCCAGCGAAATCGCCGTGTGGAAATTGTGATTCTCGGTGCTGGGGAACGGGCCAAAGAGTACCAGCGCCCTGGTTGA
- the hflD gene encoding high frequency lysogenization protein HflD, which translates to MSNVWHNRTLALAGILQALHSVQQIARHGNAPTDAIATNLASVFKMNPKTAEEVYGNIEGLSIGLRLLSQQLDRKRYRTDPELLRYLINIMYLEQRLRKRPKILAQIADKIKHIEQETEDFSPTHPDVIARLADTYVNTISTLTPRIQIRGEETHLRQPENIERVRALLLAGIRSAVLWRQMGGNRLHLLFHNRQLLYETHMLLKRLPEAGAA; encoded by the coding sequence ATGAGCAACGTTTGGCATAATCGAACGCTAGCTTTGGCTGGCATACTCCAAGCTCTACACTCAGTTCAACAGATTGCCCGCCACGGCAATGCTCCCACTGATGCAATCGCCACCAACTTGGCCAGTGTCTTTAAGATGAATCCGAAAACCGCAGAAGAGGTCTACGGCAACATCGAAGGACTCTCTATTGGATTGCGGCTCCTAAGCCAGCAGCTTGATAGAAAGCGCTACCGTACCGACCCTGAATTGCTGCGTTACCTCATCAATATCATGTATTTGGAGCAACGCCTAAGAAAACGGCCAAAAATCCTAGCGCAGATTGCAGATAAAATTAAACACATTGAGCAGGAAACGGAGGATTTTTCCCCCACTCATCCTGACGTTATTGCGCGCCTTGCGGACACCTACGTCAACACTATCAGCACGCTAACTCCGCGAATCCAAATTCGAGGTGAAGAAACCCACCTCCGGCAGCCGGAGAATATTGAGCGGGTGCGTGCATTGCTGCTAGCGGGAATCCGATCAGCCGTTCTCTGGCGGCAAATGGGAGGTAATCGCCTTCATTTGTTGTTCCACAACCGGCAGTTGTTATACGAAACCCACATGCTCCTCAAGCGTCTACCCGAAGCAGGCGCAGCCTAG
- the mnmA gene encoding tRNA 2-thiouridine(34) synthase MnmA: protein MNRPKVVVGLSGGVDSSVAALQLQHQGYPISGLFMKNWVDFADESECTIAQDREDAHAVTSLLGISLHEANFAMEYWDQVFRYFLDEYRLGRTPNPDILCNREIKFKAFLNHALELGNPLIATGHYARIEQKEGRYRLLKGRDKNKDQSYFLYTLGQKQLSHTLFPLGELEKPQVRRIAAGANLPNHNKKDSTGICFIGERRFKEFLGRYLPAQPGEMRTPQGELIGKHDGLMYYTLGQRRGLGIGGRKNSNGAPWFVVGKDLPRNTLYVAQGGDHPWLKSQTLEANQLHWVAGQPPSLPYLCAAKTRYRQADQPCTLTKITNGRIKVVFDSPQYAVTPGQAVVFYRRDECLGGGTITTTDAPGIQL, encoded by the coding sequence ATGAATAGGCCCAAGGTTGTTGTTGGTTTATCCGGAGGTGTGGATTCCTCTGTTGCTGCCCTACAACTACAACATCAAGGCTACCCCATAAGCGGCCTTTTTATGAAAAACTGGGTGGATTTCGCCGACGAATCCGAATGCACCATTGCCCAAGATAGGGAAGACGCCCACGCTGTTACCTCCTTACTCGGCATCTCCCTCCATGAAGCCAACTTTGCAATGGAATATTGGGACCAGGTATTTCGATATTTTCTCGATGAATACCGCCTAGGACGTACCCCCAACCCGGATATCCTCTGTAACCGGGAAATAAAGTTCAAAGCCTTCCTTAACCACGCCTTGGAACTTGGCAACCCCCTCATCGCTACGGGCCATTATGCCCGTATTGAGCAAAAGGAAGGGCGCTACCGTCTCCTTAAAGGACGGGATAAGAATAAGGATCAAAGCTACTTTCTGTATACTTTGGGACAAAAACAACTCTCCCACACTTTGTTTCCGCTAGGAGAGTTGGAAAAACCACAAGTCCGCCGAATTGCCGCCGGGGCGAACCTTCCTAATCATAATAAAAAAGATAGCACCGGGATCTGCTTTATTGGTGAGCGCCGCTTTAAGGAGTTTCTCGGCCGTTACCTCCCTGCCCAACCGGGTGAAATGCGCACCCCCCAAGGGGAGTTGATTGGGAAACACGACGGGCTTATGTACTACACCTTAGGACAACGACGTGGGCTAGGCATTGGCGGCCGTAAAAATAGCAACGGCGCTCCCTGGTTTGTCGTGGGCAAAGATTTGCCACGGAACACCCTCTATGTAGCCCAAGGTGGGGATCATCCCTGGCTGAAAAGTCAAACCCTTGAGGCCAACCAGTTGCATTGGGTAGCCGGTCAACCTCCATCCCTGCCCTATCTCTGTGCTGCCAAAACTCGCTATCGCCAAGCCGACCAACCCTGCACTCTCACAAAAATAACCAATGGTCGTATCAAAGTCGTCTTTGACTCGCCACAATACGCCGTTACTCCAGGACAAGCCGTCGTTTTCTATCGGCGCGACGAATGTCTTGGTGGAGGCACAATCACTACCACGGACGCACCGGGGATACAATTATGA
- a CDS encoding RRXRR domain-containing protein: MFVPVVDQDNKPLMPTKPSRARRWIKEGKATSFWRRTRFLPCLKPEVSGA, from the coding sequence ATGTTTGTTCCGGTTGTAGATCAAGATAACAAACCGCTGATGCCAACAAAACCTAGTCGCGCTAGGCGGTGGATTAAAGAAGGCAAAGCCACGTCGTTTTGGAGGAGAACGCGCTTCCTCCCCTGTTTGAAACCAGAGGTTTCTGGCGCGTGA
- the folE2 gene encoding GTP cyclohydrolase FolE2, whose translation MNPIAPAVERPIEDVQAKADKRQIAINKVGIKDIRHPVRVRDRSGGEQHTVANFNMYVDLPHHFKGTHMSRFVEILNQHEHEITVQSFKEMLQEMAHRLQAESGHIEMSFPYFVTKEAPISKVQSLMDYQVTFIGEIKGNKPQMTVKVVVPVTSLCPCSKQISDYGAHNQRSHVTITVRVERFVWIEDIIDWVEEEASCEIYGLLKRPDEKYVTERAYDNPKFVEDMVRDIAARLNQDDRISAYMVESENFESIHNHSAYAMIERDKQLNP comes from the coding sequence ATGAACCCAATCGCCCCGGCAGTAGAGCGTCCCATTGAGGACGTACAAGCAAAGGCTGATAAGCGGCAAATTGCGATTAATAAGGTGGGAATTAAAGATATTCGCCATCCCGTGCGGGTGAGGGACCGCAGCGGTGGAGAACAGCATACCGTGGCAAATTTCAACATGTATGTAGACTTACCCCACCATTTCAAAGGGACGCACATGTCTCGCTTCGTGGAAATTCTAAATCAGCATGAACATGAGATTACCGTGCAGTCCTTTAAGGAAATGTTGCAGGAAATGGCCCACCGGCTCCAAGCCGAGTCCGGTCATATTGAGATGAGCTTTCCCTATTTCGTAACCAAGGAAGCCCCCATCTCAAAGGTGCAGAGTTTGATGGACTATCAGGTCACTTTTATCGGTGAGATTAAGGGGAATAAGCCTCAAATGACCGTCAAAGTGGTGGTCCCCGTCACCAGCCTCTGCCCTTGCTCCAAACAAATTTCTGACTATGGAGCCCACAACCAGCGCTCCCACGTGACTATCACTGTGCGGGTAGAGCGCTTTGTCTGGATTGAAGATATCATTGATTGGGTAGAGGAAGAAGCGTCCTGTGAAATCTATGGCCTGCTCAAGCGCCCAGATGAAAAATATGTCACCGAGCGCGCCTATGATAACCCCAAGTTTGTGGAAGACATGGTGCGTGATATCGCCGCGCGCCTCAACCAAGATGATCGAATTTCTGCCTATATGGTAGAGTCTGAAAATTTTGAATCCATTCATAACCATTCCGCCTATGCGATGATCGAGCGGGATAAGCAGCTTAACCCCTAG
- the queD gene encoding 6-carboxytetrahydropterin synthase QueD: protein MAATYTLKILTDFASAHTLRDYPGECRRMHGHNWKLEVEVTAQALDQQGMAMDFKAIKESARNLCAQLDHRYLNDIPPFDQINPTAENLAAFFYRGLSEKLNNERAQVSAITLWETERACVRYTEDQQQ from the coding sequence ATGGCAGCAACTTATACTCTTAAAATCCTTACTGATTTTGCCTCGGCCCACACCTTGCGTGACTATCCGGGGGAATGTCGCCGTATGCATGGACATAACTGGAAACTAGAAGTAGAGGTCACGGCCCAAGCCTTGGATCAACAGGGCATGGCCATGGACTTTAAAGCAATCAAAGAAAGCGCCCGGAACTTATGTGCTCAACTCGACCATCGTTATCTAAACGATATTCCCCCCTTTGACCAGATCAATCCTACCGCTGAGAATTTGGCGGCTTTCTTTTACCGTGGCTTAAGCGAAAAGCTTAATAATGAGCGGGCACAAGTGAGCGCCATTACCCTATGGGAGACCGAGCGCGCCTGCGTGCGTTATACAGAGGACCAACAACAATGA
- the ispA gene encoding (2E,6E)-farnesyl diphosphate synthase gives MSSTDDWIGALQARTERALEQVLPPADKPPKRLHEAMRYAVLGGGKRLRPLLVYSTGMALGASEAVLDAPASAVELIHAYSLVHDDLPSMDNDDLRRGRPTCHKAFDEATALLVGDALQSLAFRILADSTSGLPASNQIKMLMLLAEAASSRGMAGGQAIDLESVGQLLTLAELETMHRLKTGALIRASVLLGAWCHPTIDPHTLENLDRFAQCIGLAFQIQDDVLDVESDTATLGKPQGSDRARDKPTYPSLLGLPQAKAKAQSLLEQAHQALRAVDAPTEHLEWLADFVVQRRH, from the coding sequence ATGTCATCCACCGATGATTGGATCGGCGCTTTGCAGGCGCGTACTGAACGGGCTCTAGAACAGGTTCTCCCGCCAGCGGACAAACCGCCGAAACGGTTGCATGAGGCAATGCGTTATGCGGTCCTTGGAGGAGGCAAACGGCTTCGACCGTTGCTGGTCTACAGCACAGGCATGGCCCTTGGTGCCTCTGAAGCGGTTCTTGATGCTCCAGCAAGCGCGGTAGAACTCATCCACGCTTATTCCCTGGTCCACGACGACCTGCCTAGCATGGATAATGATGACTTGCGGCGGGGGCGTCCCACCTGCCATAAGGCCTTTGACGAAGCCACCGCCCTGCTAGTGGGGGATGCGCTTCAGTCTCTGGCTTTCCGCATCCTGGCAGATTCCACCTCTGGGCTTCCAGCCAGCAATCAAATCAAAATGCTGATGCTATTGGCGGAGGCGGCCAGCTCCCGTGGAATGGCGGGAGGTCAAGCCATTGACTTGGAATCGGTAGGTCAACTTTTAACGCTTGCTGAACTGGAAACCATGCATCGGCTCAAAACAGGGGCGCTGATTCGCGCCAGTGTTCTGCTCGGTGCCTGGTGCCATCCCACGATTGATCCCCATACATTGGAAAATCTCGACCGTTTTGCCCAATGTATTGGACTGGCTTTCCAGATCCAGGATGATGTCCTTGACGTGGAAAGCGATACCGCCACCCTAGGCAAGCCCCAGGGTTCAGATAGGGCCCGGGATAAACCGACCTATCCCTCCTTGCTTGGTTTACCCCAGGCCAAAGCCAAAGCCCAAAGCCTGCTGGAACAGGCCCACCAAGCCTTACGGGCAGTGGATGCCCCCACGGAACACTTAGAATGGTTGGCGGATTTCGTGGTCCAACGTCGCCACTAA
- a CDS encoding exodeoxyribonuclease VII small subunit, with the protein MTKRNKLDFEAALAELEALVSRMEQGDVNLEESLRLYERGVKLSHHCQEALRNAEQKIQILQQKQGKEQISDFPSEE; encoded by the coding sequence ATGACAAAGCGTAATAAACTTGACTTTGAAGCCGCCCTTGCCGAGCTAGAAGCACTGGTCTCACGCATGGAACAAGGCGATGTCAACCTGGAAGAGTCCCTGCGACTGTATGAACGGGGAGTCAAACTCTCTCATCATTGCCAAGAGGCGCTGCGTAATGCTGAACAGAAGATCCAGATATTGCAGCAAAAACAGGGAAAAGAACAAATAAGCGACTTCCCCAGCGAGGAATAG
- the ribF gene encoding bifunctional riboflavin kinase/FAD synthetase yields MSKLIRGLYNLQPCHRGGVATIGNFDGIHLGHQAVLGRLAAKAAEFQRPSLLITFEPSPEEFFTPEGAPARLTRFREKIQALRCQPLDWVLCLRFDHALAGMEADDFIRIVLVEKLGLRYLIVGEDFRFGRDRCGDLNLLQRAGEHYGFEVATMPTLCLEGERVSSTRIREALTRGDLAQAEKFLGRPYHMSGRIVEGDKRGRTLGFPTANIGLHRRRTPFTGVFAVAVQGLAAAPLPGVANVGVRPTIGGRRALLEVHLLDFEGDIYGRYVQVTFLRQLRPEQRFESLSALRQQIEKDCVAAREFFAAP; encoded by the coding sequence ATGAGCAAGCTCATCAGGGGCTTATATAACCTGCAACCCTGCCATCGAGGCGGAGTTGCCACCATCGGTAACTTTGATGGGATTCACTTGGGCCATCAGGCCGTACTCGGACGATTGGCCGCCAAAGCGGCAGAGTTCCAGCGGCCATCACTGCTCATTACTTTCGAGCCGTCCCCTGAAGAATTCTTTACGCCAGAGGGTGCCCCCGCAAGATTGACCCGCTTTCGGGAAAAAATCCAAGCCCTCCGCTGTCAGCCGTTGGACTGGGTGCTGTGTCTTCGCTTTGATCATGCCCTTGCCGGGATGGAGGCCGATGATTTTATTCGAATTGTGCTGGTGGAAAAGCTGGGACTCCGCTATTTGATTGTCGGCGAGGATTTTCGTTTTGGGCGTGACCGCTGCGGCGACTTGAACCTGCTGCAAAGGGCGGGGGAGCATTATGGTTTTGAAGTTGCCACCATGCCTACCCTTTGCCTGGAGGGGGAACGGGTTAGCAGCACCCGCATCCGTGAAGCTTTGACCCGTGGCGATTTAGCCCAGGCAGAAAAATTCCTGGGACGCCCTTACCATATGAGTGGGCGCATTGTTGAGGGCGACAAACGGGGCCGAACATTGGGGTTTCCGACTGCCAATATTGGTTTGCATCGGCGCCGGACGCCCTTTACGGGAGTCTTTGCAGTAGCGGTCCAGGGGTTAGCAGCAGCGCCATTGCCGGGGGTCGCCAATGTGGGGGTGCGACCTACCATCGGCGGTCGCCGTGCCCTCTTAGAGGTCCATCTGTTGGATTTTGAGGGGGATATTTATGGTCGTTATGTCCAGGTGACTTTTCTGCGCCAACTGCGACCCGAACAGCGCTTTGAATCCCTTTCTGCCTTGCGCCAGCAAATCGAGAAGGATTGTGTGGCGGCGCGGGAGTTTTTTGCTGCACCCTAG